A single genomic interval of Aureliella helgolandensis harbors:
- a CDS encoding molybdate metabolism regulator has translation MAEHDPFNEPETAHPRARELMAEPLFWDCVDESTPFGSDEGSDAYYEWRCWRDENPSASLTDCFDWILNGQLSDYSLAYESENWDSFTLDATIIATGLGQLMDEGTIDVNAKPLLEIAIQRQRFPGAGQFDSLALDAIERVVRVA, from the coding sequence ACACGACCCGTTTAATGAACCAGAGACCGCACATCCGCGTGCTCGCGAACTGATGGCCGAACCACTGTTTTGGGATTGCGTTGACGAGTCCACTCCGTTCGGGAGCGACGAAGGTAGCGATGCCTACTACGAATGGCGTTGCTGGCGAGACGAAAACCCCAGTGCCTCACTAACGGATTGCTTCGACTGGATTTTGAACGGCCAACTCTCCGATTATTCACTCGCCTACGAATCGGAAAATTGGGATAGCTTTACGCTTGATGCCACAATCATCGCAACTGGACTCGGCCAACTCATGGACGAGGGAACGATCGACGTCAACGCAAAACCTTTACTCGAAATTGCTATCCAACGACAACGCTTTCCTGGTGCGGGGCAGTTTGACTCACTTGCACTGGACGCGATTGAACGTGTCGTTCGGGTTGCTTGA